ttccaacctcaaccaccCTGTAATTTTACATACAGTTTAGTAAAACTTTAAGTATGACTAACAGATAACCTGCAGAGGATccaccaaaaagaaaagccccACTGCACAGAGAATAGTTTACCTGGACCAACGCTATGTTCCAACTgtgacatttatttcatttctgatgttAAAATCAAATGTTACACTGTAGCACAGAGATTACCTTTCGTAAAAGGGTGTGAAAGGTAGGACATGCGGGATGCAGTACAATAATGGGGAGAGGTGGGATGTTCTCCTTTTAGGAGCCCATTTACAATATGACAAGCAactgaaaaatgcttattttcacaAATCACAACTCCCATGCATGCCTTCAACTATCTTCTTTGGAGGTGCCTGCACTTGCTGGACTTCAATGTTGGGTTAAGAGCATTCTTTGGAAGAGTAGAAAGTTCACACTGCTGGAGATTTCAGAGTAATGTTAAGGCCAAAACATACGGGGTATGcttttccttcatcttccaGAGCACCATCTGTTGTTTTacttaaaactgcatttaagCTTCTAGTTCAAATCCCAGCCCAACTTTGTGACCTCCAGCACTGAAATTCTTGCCATCAATCAAGCCTGAGAGGGTCAACTTTATACCTAGAAAAGCAAGGAAGGAGAGTCTTCATACAATAATGTCCCAGTATAACACCTTCTCACCAAGTACCTGAGTCTTAGTAACGTGTCTTATTTGCTATAGGAGCTTATGTGCATACACAGCCTTTACTTCTATGTACCTGTGTAAGAtttctagtttttgttttttttgtccttctatTCCACTCTAGAGATGATAGTAAAATAACCCACAACATAGCAACTAGTAGGATTTGCTACTAGTTGGGCTTACATACCAGGTCGAAGGGTGTGAGCATAACCAATTCCAATCAGGCTGGCATTATTCACTTTagcctacaggaaaaaaaataatcactgccatgtacaaatattcagaaagttGCCCTAGTGCCCTGTTCATTCTTTCAGCTACCTGTAGATTGATCTCTAACTGTGGTGTATTCTAGTCTTCTCCCCTACAGGTTTCCAGTATACCCAATTTTCACTATGTTCCTCCACTTTACCTTCAAACTGGAACAGGCACAAGAAATAGGTCCCATCTTTTCTTCAAATTGTGGCATACTACACCTATATCAAGTCCCACCCTGTGTTCTCTAAGGAATGAGCAGCAAATTTATGAATATGCAAACTTATCTTTTACTAAGTTTTGAGCTGTTTACGATagcatttcctatttttaattctgGCTGAATTATCCTGGAACTAATTCTTGTTTTAAAGCTTAACAAACGCTTGCTACTTAAGTGCTTAGTGTTACGATGTATGCAGTTACTTTTATTCACTGTTGCTTCCTGATGAGCATGTTATCTCTCCCAGTCATCTTTTCCCAGTGCCCAccccaatttcttttttttggccCTAACATTTCTGCAAGACTTTGTAAGTGTCAGTAAGGGCACTTAGCTCAGGACCTTGACTGACTTTCAAGAGCTACATAACTCAGTGTTTGGAGAGGGCTGTAAGCTCAATTGAACTGTCATCTTACTACAGTAGTTTTGTCTAATTCTTACCTAATCCACAATGTAAAAGAATACTTCATACTCATATTAccttttgaaaacacattttgcataGGCTCCAGGCACAATAGTCAGACTAGCAACTGTTTCAGCACAGATGAAAGAGTGGtttagattttttaaagatgtttcacAAATACGACTTGTAGTCCTAGTTGAagtttaaaccacaacagtttgCTGTCTACCATACTTTCTCAGTAACTATTTGGAGCAACTATTTCACATCACTAGTTTTCAGCATTTATTGGAGCTTGAAATACTtgttgctttcaaaaaaaaaatcttaccacAATGGAAGTCTTCTCATCCAGTTGGTACTTAGCAGCAATACCAAAACGTGTGTTGTTACTGCCAGCAGTCCATGCAAGATTGACTGATGTCTCAACCTTATTATTAACTTTCTGATAAATAGACCCACCAAACTCAGTGCCATCATTTCTGTTTGTAAGAGATGCAAGTGTCAGTAAATAGCAACCCTTGAGattattccttcctttcccaaaatCCTTTGACCATTACCTCAAAATGAACCAAGGTGTCCAGTGGACCCATGGTCATATAATTCCTAGCTGGAGCTCACAGATGTTCTGATGTCTACCTAAAACATGGGTATTGTTTGCTTAACTGACCACAACTTACCAGTAACCGAGACACAACGTTTGAGATtctgacaaaaaacaaactttacTTGTCTTAAGGAGAAAAGCCTCTGATAATGTATAAAGGGACAAACCTAGGAGGAGGTTTAAGTCAGCTATGGGAATGACtagactgaaaacaaagttaTGGCATAGCAgttgtttaaatataaaaagttcAAAGATTCTCGAAGCATCTGAATGCGAAGGCTAGAGCTACACTAAGGTAGCTGGAAACACTCAAGAATGATGTAACACACCTCTCTCCTCAACCCTGGGCATTTCTGAGCCAGAAGCTCTCTCTTTAGTGAGGGAAAGGGTAAGATAGCTTAACTGAAGACTCTTATCTAGTGCCAAAATAGAAGTTGAAGTTTACCGACTTTAATTCCAAACTAACAGTGTGAAGTGCCTTTATGCCATTATCTTGTGTACACAAAACCAAGATCACCCTGAAACAGTCTTAACAGACAACCAAAAGTTAAGAAGTTGACTCTGCTTTAATTGTACTGAAGATGAAAACGTGGTGTgaattacttttgaaataaatcagcatcctccctccttcctcccaccttTTACCTAGCTCAGTTCATTTTCACTATTCATCTAATTTGGATCCTCTGATAATTTTCTCTAGGCTCAGATTAATACTTACACATTAGTGTGCAGCTGAAAGTCTCCTGCCTTATATCCCAAGGCAAAGTTGTTTTGCGAAAGCTTAGACTTGGCCGTATCAAAAGCCATCTGATAGCCAGCAAGCCAGCCTTCATAGCCCAGCACGGCCCAGCCATAGATCGTTGGTCCAGAGAGATCAATGTCTATATTGCAGCCTAGATTTACATATTCTCTTTTGTAGGATGTCTTCAACTTTCCACTCTTCTTCCTgcagagaaacatttcattttatcccTGGTGGTATATATTATAGGTAGTTTTAATCCTGTATGTATGTCCTTTAGGGCCAGTGCATTAAATGACTGTAATGCCTACTCAAAACTTAAAATCACCACAACTGCTGAAGAGCGCATGGGATAAGGGTAACACTGATATTACATGTATTTGGTGGTGCTACTTCCAACATTTTCAACCTCCTTAAAATCCTCAAGAAGTTATAAAGGCATTAATCTTTTTGCTTATTACTCAAAAAAATATCAGGTTTTAAATTCTGTTCACCACAAATAAGTGCAGTATGTTTTTTTGGCACCATCAGTTTCTTTCAAGCAGCATCTGTGACATCCCACATTGATAGCTGGTCTTTTTGTCCTTTAATGATTTTTTGGCTGCTCAGTTCTCTCCACCATTCCTTTGTGTGcactgcctgccttccttcctccttcactgCTGGATACCACTCTCCCTTACTGAGAAGGAATTTCCTCATCCTCCATGCATCATCCATTTAGTCAGTCTTCCAAAGAAGCCTGTTCCTCTCTCACCAATGtgtctttctgctccttttgcTACCGATTCAAAGTTAACTGCAACAAAATCTTATCACCTCCATCAtcctctccccagcctccttTATCTTTGAAGATACAGCAGGACACTCTGCTGTCCATCACTCATACCGAGGCCTGGAGGctcatttttaactctttttctAATTGCTTATATCCAAGTAGTATCtaaaactctgatttttttctgttacgCTGTTCCCAACGATAAAGAAATACCAGTAATTATTTACAAAGCAGTCTCAAGCTTCATGTATATCCAGACATACATAACCCATATACACACTTTCTTTGCTCTGTcaaccaaaaaagaaataattttaaaaagacaaaaaagtgcTATTACACTGCCTATCATAATACACAGGCTGTTCTACTTCCAcaggctttggggaaaaaaaaaaaaaaaaaaagctgctttgtgtTCCTAAGGCACTGGGTTGACAGCAGTTGGACCTTGAACACCATGGGAAAGATGGTACAAATTAAGCAGTCCCTGTAAGACCTAGCTATTCAAGGAGCGAGTTACAGGAATATAATACCTCCTCTAAAACAATAAATTTGCAGTGGCCAAAAAGCCAGAGTCATTTCTAGCAGAGCTTATTCTGCCCATTGCCTTCAAAATACTCTACAGTACCTGCAGAACAAAgttcttgattttttcttttttaaaacatgagttCCTTCCTGTTGCAATATTTGAATATGACCATTCAGTAATGGTAAGTTTTGAGCATTTACACAATGTACAGTATAAGCATTTCTAATGAGAAGTTAAGGGCAATTCTAGGACTCCTTAGATAACGATGACTGAAAATACTTACCCTGTGTTTGGTACAAATACAGTGTCAAGAGCCACCTTCAGTCCTTCAGCcaactgtaaagaaaaacagagaagtctGCTCACAACTCTGCCAAAACATGGCTTGTTTTATTACATTACTATGGTGCTACTTCAAGTCTAAAGAGAAGGCGTGACATGAACAGAAAGTCTCCCACACATTTTTACAAAGAGATCTGTAGATGCTGTATGATAAAGGATTaaaatttggattttcttttctccctacAATGAGGCACCATTAACAGCACACACTTTGAAGATTTGTTATTATGGGAAAATTTCAAATGTAGTGTTGACaagaaaactgagaaactgtgttaaaaaaaactcttcagttttatttatttattccctatAGAGCCAATAATCCATGCTGTAGCTTAAAAATCCCTCTCAGAACCTATGCATATTCTGAGACACAGTACTACTTCACTGGCCAAACCACGTACCGGGGTCAGCTGTTCCACCTCATTTTGAGTTGAACGTGTTAAAGCACTGGTAAAAGTGCAAAACCTTAACTATAAAAAGGGTTGGACATATATAGTGGAGAGCACCACAAAACTTTTATTACCTTTGGAACTTTTACCTTAGTTCATAGGCATTAAGTGAAAAGCATAAAGCTATTGACTTTGAAAAGgagttttgtattttgaaagcattgtATAACAGCAACCCTTTGCTTAAGCAGCACCAAGTTGCAAATTTTCTCTTCAACCTTCAGCCGAAGCCTTCAGTCTCAAGGCAGCCAAACTTAAGGCCTTACGTATTAtggcatttaaaacagaaaatcctcTCCGGTTTTCTTTCATGGCTGTAGTAGTGACAGCTCTACATAGCtaaagttaattttcaaaaaaaaccaaacgTGTTCAGAGTGGATAATAGTGATATTCAATCAAAAAGCTAATTTGGCATGCTGACATCTGCAATAACTCTGTATCTTGGTATCGTTATGTAGCAGCACTTGGCTATGGTTATGCTTGCACTCCCTGCGCTAAGATTCATGATGCTGTCTCTCAGTCTATGCATTGGGCACATTTACCatgacttctttctttttagtacTCCAGGGCGTTTTGTGTAACTTTCATTCCTCAGTGTTTTCTGCTCAACTCAGTATTTTTCTCATACCAATTGCGGGAACATTTTCAGAGTATCAGGTTCCTCTTACCTGATTCTCCATGGAAACTTCTGTTCCCAATGTGTTGTCCGTGTTCCACTTCTGGAGGAATGTAAGTCCATAGTCTTTGATCTTATATTTTGTCTCTAGACTACCTGAAGCCTTGCCTGTGTCTGTGTTAGAAGAGCCAGTTGCTGTAAATTCCTGCCAAGAGGACAATATGAGTTTCAGCACTCTTCAGTACTTTACCTTTTTCCACTTGTCAAATGCTAACACAAACACTTTCTACCCTTAGACCTTAAAAACAGAACACTCAGAGTCATCATCCTCTTCCCTATCCACACCCAAAACTATTCTTTTTGCATCTCAAAATGCCCACTCATTTCTGGCATCTCTGTTCTGGATATTTATTATCAAGATGTGCTGATAGAGCCCTGGAACTTGCTTAGGTTGGTAAAAGACCTCTTACATTAAGAACTGtcatcaaaagcaaacaaaaacatttcaatatcAATCAGAGATCCTGTTAGTACTCAAGTACTAGATTTAGATTTCACACTTTGtgcccagcctctcctccatcccccaAACCATATATTGCAGCAGAATGCTCATTACAAACGCTAATGAGCGCAACACCTTTAGCAATAGACAACTGTACCAATACCATATCTATCTTGATTTTCCTCATGCTGTTTTTATGGTGTTCTTATTTTGAATTGTTGGGACAGAGATTGTAAATGGCTTCACATACATGTATCATACAGGAGATTAAGCACTATGGACCCAAGTCAAACTTCatgatgtaaatgaaaatatgatgcaGAACAACCTAGCACATTACAAACGATATCCCCCACAGAAAACCTCACCagagaaagtaataaaaagccAACATGACGAAACAGTCACTGTTCTTACCAGCTGGTTAAGCATCCAAAATGAAGTTgcatggagaaggaaaaacCCATTTTAGAACTTAACAGAGTTGTGCATGTTCCGTCACAAGACAGTGTAGTTAACAATTACCATATTACTGAGAATCAAAACTTCATGGCAGGAAAACTACGCACATTCTTTGATGTCAGTAATTGACAGCTGTTGTAATACAGAGACCATGGAGTTCCTCGGCCTTGTGTGCCGGGTGCACGATGCAAGTAATCCATCAAAAACACAACTGAGACAGCACGCAGTAATACAAAAGGAATGACTTATGCCATTTGCATGACAAGAATGCAAGAGAAGGGAGCTAAAGCAAATATGGTTATGAGATAGGCTGAAAAGCAGGACAGGCCTATAAAGGATAGCAGTAAGTGCTAGCACTCAAGAAATTGAGTCATTGTAAGAATAAGCTTATCTAGTATAAAATACATATGCCTGTGCTTAAAGACCAAAATTTAGAAATCCATTCTTGGTTTTTCCATTCTTGgtttttccagctttcctgtgAAGTCACAAGGGAGGTCCATTTTTCCACCACTAAAATGGGGATCACCATATTTTCTAATTACCTTAAGTGCTACAAATCTTAATTAACACCTataaaatgctctgaaattcTACATAAAGTATGTCAGGAGGACtatttagttttaattaattaattaggtCCTGCATTATAAGCATAGTGGAGACGTGAAAATGAAGTTAAGGCAAACTGTGGTTCTATTTTATCCCTTGGCCTTTTGGATGAAAAGTCTGTGAACTAAAAATCTTATAAAAACCAACAGCAGAGAATCTCAACTGCGTTCGTAAGCAGATGTGAGACCTATACATGGTGAAGAAAAACTGTGTGCATGGATGTTGCAATGggaactggaaagaaaaccatACATCCCGAACAAGGTATGTGAAAATTCTTGCACACCAGAGGAAAAGAAGTACCACTACATGAGTTCCACAAATTGTTATAGAAACAGATCAGTTGGCTAACAATTTTAAattgagaaatgaaagaaaggagcAACACCTGCTATCAAGATATTACCACCATTTTAGGAATTTGTCCTCCCCTCAACGCTGGTGATGTTGAAAGCTCCCAGTACTTACCACCCCACTGGAAGACTTGGTCTTCAACTCTAACTTGACCATTCCAAATCCTGAAAATAGAAGAGCACACAGCATCTGTTTCACCACAATATACAAGCAAGGTTTATTTGCTACACGCCCAGCAAGTCCGGCACATAGGGAACACTGGCCTGAAATAGcctattttcatatttcatcaGTTATTCATCTTAGTGATGATAGATTGAAGGGATTCTGGTGATTCAAGGTGGTCCATCCTTCTGCTGGATTCCTACCACGAGGTATTCAATGGCTTTCTCAAATAGTAGTGTTTTTATTGTAGTTTTCAAGACACCCaagacaaaatatgaaattattacCAAACCTCAGTCATGTTACTTACCATAGCCCTTATTGAATACATCCCTGGCAGACTTTCCCAAGTCACTGTACGATGGTGGGACAGCCATGGGATCTGAAACACAGTGGAAGCTGTAAGAATCTTAGGTTTAACAGCATAAAATCTGAACTATATTCAAAGCACATATAGACATCTAAGACTAAGTACCCTATGCATGCTTCACAGATAAGAAACTGCAAGGCCTCTGAAGAATGTTCATGAAAGTCATGCTTGTGTCATTGTTGCTTTGTCAGAAAACAATCTGGTCCTAAACACTAGGAGCAGCCTTAAATTCAACTACATACCTAGACTTCATATTCTGCTATTATGTTGCAAAAAGAGCTCATATGAGCATTTATCACCATTCCAATAACATGCAAACATTGCTTTCATGACAGGACCCTTCTGAAAGGGGCTCCAAGCAGTGAAACCATGTCAGCACTGAACAATCCCAAAGGAAAAGATAATTGACTTCCATATAAACTTGTAAATTCTTAGGAAGTTTTCCAGAGATTCGGAAAATACATAGAATGATCTCATTACACCGTCCAGTAGCTACCAGTATTTCTGCACTCCGTGTACAAAATAGCAACAGCTACACTTCCTAATACAGATAGCTGCTACAACTGACATGGAATACAAAACTCAAGAGGACAGATGTGAAGCTACACCGTACATTAGTTAATCCAcgttaaaaaagcagaaacactcTTCCCCTCATAGAAAATTCATCTTTCCCTTCTAGAATAAGTTTACGTAAGTGTAGAGGTACACCTgctccagaaaagaaaggccatcaaaaatgatgcttttgattaattttaatgCTAACCCTTTGCCACTTAGTTTTTTGTGCAGCTGATTAAATTGCTGACATTGTTCCCTGCAACACCCAACACGAGAAAACCCCTACCCCACATTTGTTATTTGTACCATACCAAAAGactaatgaaaaagaaataataataactcaAGCAAAACCCCAAAAAACATCATGTCACTTCCACCAATTTagttacttttctttcccttccccacatTGTAATCCTGATGTTAATATTCTATTTCTTAGTGTTCTGGTTGGTTTTTACTCACGCTTTTAGCAAAAACCTAACAAGTATTTCTTTGACCTTTATATAACTAGAAACCTTTATATAATCAGAAATCTATTTCCTTAACAGCTTCTGactttgctttctaaaaatacagGTAATCAAAATCCAAATAGCTTTGCAAAATACTCAGTCTCTCTGTCACAAATGCAACTCTATCCATATTAAGCAATTAAGTCCTGTTTTCAGATAGCGAGCCCCTTCCTAAAATGAAGCTGTCATGCAATTTGCATCCCACAGTGAACAAATGCTCTACGTTCAATGACTTAATATCTAACCTGCGCTATGTATCTACCAATATGTACCCGTGGATCTAGAGGATACAAAACATCTGGACATGACTGCAGGTTCCTTATCTGAAGATCAGGTCATAAGATAGGCACTTCTCAAATTTACTACATAAAAAGGCCTTTTTACCTGCCAAACatggagaggaaaaattaaaattggtGAGTCATTAAACTGATGAAAAACCATCAATAGAGACTTTTACAACAGTGGAGTTTTAATACATACAATGATTTTGGCAACCTAGCTATGGAGCAGAGCATATCTTTCTTGAAAAACATCGCATATCTTTCTGATAAAACATGGCTTTTTCACACAAACTCTTAATTCAGAAGTTTCAactcctttacttttttttgcgtgtgtgcgttctctttttaaataggTTTGCCAGAAATAAGCTGCACTACTTATGTTAAATGCCTTCTTTTTAAACGGTATCTTCTTAATATCATACTTCGACTTGCTTTCCAACAAGGAAATCATTGTAACAGCCGCTGGGAGAAAACATATTGAGGAATAAAAGGCTAGGGCAAGCGATCATTAACGCTGCCATCTTTAGCCATAGCATGCAGTAAGTCAGCAACCGCGCgtaaactgcaaaaataaaaagccgAATTGGAAATTAGAATGAATAAACACGAGAACGTCCGCACTCGTGTATGAAACAGCTACCACCAAACCTAATCAACCAACCAACCGCAACAGGCCCGCGAGCAGCCTGGCTTCGCAATGCCGACCGCGTTTCTGCTGCCGAGCCCCGCGGCAGCGGCCCCGCCCTTCGGCGCCGCCGGGCGCAGCGGAGCGGAACGCGCGGCCGCTCTCAACGGCGCCCTTCGCTGCTTCCAGGCCCAGACGCCGGCCACCGGCAGGACCCCGACCACCCGCAGGgagggcccggcccggcccggcccgcgcGACGGGGCCGCCGCCACGGAGCCGCCGCCTCCGGCGAGCGCGACGCCCCACCCAAGGGCACGGGAGCGCCGGCCGGAGCGAGCCAGCTAGCGCGCTCCCGgcgcccccccggggccctcACCCAGCCTCGCCCCGGCGCGAGCCGGGAGACGCCACCGGGCTCCGCCGGGCCGGCTCCGCGAAGCCCGGTACAGCCGCGCCGCGCCCGGGACCCGCCGCTACCTGCCTgccggccgcgccgcgccgctccgctccgctccgggAGAGCCCTCGGTCGCCCCGAGCCCGCATGCGcagcgccgccccgccgcgccgccgcccctTAGGGCCGCCCTGGTGCCGCGCGCGGGGCTGGGCGCGCGCGGCGGCCGCCGCAGGGGGGCGGGGTTTTCGCCGCAGCAGCTGCTCTCGGCGGCCCCTCCGCGCGCGGGCCCCTCGCCGCCGGCGGGCCCCGGTGCGAGCAgaggcggcgggggccggcccCGCGTTCAGCCGGCCCGGGGCAGCTGCGACCGCGGCCCCTCAAGGTGCGcgcggggcagggaggaggccgAGGAGGGGCCCGCTCGCGTGGCGCTGCGGTCTCCTTCCGCCCCCTCCTCGTTACCGTCCGTTTCGAGCTACTGCTCGCGCTACACGCAGACAGAAATTGGAGCTCCTCAGCCGTAGTAAGGCCCAGCGGCACCCCGAGGTAAGCAGATGGGCACCCCCGAGTCTGATAAAAGACCTCGCAACCGGGACGGGAGTGAACTCGGCCCGAAGCTGCAGCCAGCGCTGAGGAAGCCCCAGTGCAGGTCTTCATCTACACTGCACTATAAGCACACCCCCTTTGACAGAATCCCTTTAACACTCTCAAGGCTTGCAGCAACTGCCTCCTGTGATTGCCTGCTATTGTGCAGTCCAGtgctgtggaaggaaaaaagtgtaAGGAACTCAAAGCAACGCAGAATAAGGAATAATAACTtgatgagaaggaaaattatttccaatacccgaagggggcctacaggaaagctgtggagGGACTCTTCATCAAAGAGTGTAGCAGtaagttttaaactgaaagaggggagatttaatattagacattagaaaaattatttactaagagggtggtgaggcactggaacaggcttcccagaggagctgtggatgccccatccctagaagtgctcaaggccaggctggatgagactttgagcaacctggtctagggAAAGGTGTCCCTGGCCACTGCAGGGcggttggaactggatgatctttaaggttccttccaacccaaactattctgtgatactgtggagaaaaaaaaaaagaaaaacaaaaaacaactacagCATTTATatcatttaaggaaaaaaaaaccaacaacctcTGAACAagccatttttcttccactcaGAAAAATTAAGTGTGCTATTGAGAAAGAATACAAGGCCAGCAAATTCTGTCTCCAGTCCCAAGACAAAGTAGTCTTCTGGGCTATCTAATATTATGGATACTGCATCAGTGTAATGCTGTATGCTACCTAAGAAACATCTGTAAACGCTAAGCTTGTGTTACtgctttcaaatgcttttaaaaatgacacCTACATAAAGAAGTCAAACAGTGGATTGAAATGTCACTTTATTTCCGCTGATTAttgaagaaaacactgaatacaGCAGCTAAACGTCTTTTTACTATGAGGCAGTGGAAGACATCAGATAAGGGAAAAGCAAGAGTATTAGTCTATACATAATCTCTATTACTAAGAATGATCAACACTAATTATATAAGAACAAATAAAGGTGGTGTTCTGTAGGCTCAAGTAAGGTAAAAAATATCCGTCTGTTCCACAATTCATTCAAGGCTACGTATTCTGACATTACAAATACAAATTCTTCTTTGACTCCACAAAGGCTGCTAGAGGACCTAACTATTTACAAATCAGTCAACATTATTGAATTAGTAATAGTCAATTGGACTATCTATAAAGTCTTCCTTATTTCAGTTGGCTTTCCAAGCTTGCACTTCTATAATATATTTGCCTTATACTCCCACAAGGTATCCAGATACAAAGACAGCAATGCATTCCATACAGATGCTCAGTAATATGTCAAAGTTGCTATTTTACTAATCAAAACTAGTCACTTTAAGAAGTTCATAAACAGAATTATTGTCTCAAATACAATTAAGTAATGCAATCTTGATTGGACCTCCTCTCAAGTCCAGAATACTCGTTACCtctcaaaatgatttaaaaggaGCTAGCAGAGCTGTCAGGTTTGCATATAAAAAAGTTGAGAACTACAGACAGATCAGAGGAAAGAGCTAGCAGAACATGCAGTTACAAGGATGCAGATGCTTACATCATATCAAAAACTCAGTCTCGTTCAGGAGAAGGCTGGTTAGCCAACCAAAGAGGTACAGCGTGTCTGCAGAAGCAGGAATGTTGCTGCTAGATTAAATAGTCATCTGTTAAAAGCCTAGGTTggacaatttcattttttttgttttgagagagTGACTACTAAAAAGCAGAGACCCTGCTTGTTCTTTACCACTCAAAGTTTTTGGATAAGactttctgttggaaaaataaagccacaCCCTACATCGAAAATAGAATCTGAGACCTACATCAAGAATGGgtgtttctctctttcaagtTTTATGCACGAATGTATCTCAGAACACTTCAGAATAttgggagagggagagaaagaaagataggTTGATTTTCTCTTAAGGtacatgatttttaattttgtccaGTCACGTCCACATCAAACCCTCCATGCACAGTTATAGCTGTACTGTTCCTTTTTTGCACTGAAGTCTGTAGAGAGCTGTAAGAAGTTACAACTGAACAAACGAATGATAAAAGGAATGGGTCAGAACcaagtcaaattttaaaatattagaagcATTAGAcca
The Cygnus olor isolate bCygOlo1 chromosome 27, bCygOlo1.pri.v2, whole genome shotgun sequence DNA segment above includes these coding regions:
- the VDAC3 gene encoding voltage-dependent anion-selective channel protein 3 isoform X3 → MAVPPSYSDLGKSARDVFNKGYGFGMVKLELKTKSSSGVLEFTATGSSNTDTGKASGSLETKYKIKDYGLTFLQKWNTDNTLGTEVSMENQLAEGLKVALDTVFVPNTGKKSGKLKTSYKREYVNLGCNIDIDLSGPTIYGWAVLGYEGWLAGYQMAFDTAKSKLSQNNFALGYKAGDFQLHTNVNDGTEFGGSIYQKVNNKVETSVNLAWTAGSNNTRFGIAAKYQLDEKTSIVAKVNNASLIGIGYAHTLRPGIKLTLSGLIDGKNFSAGGHKVGLGFELEA
- the VDAC3 gene encoding voltage-dependent anion-selective channel protein 3 isoform X4 produces the protein MAVPPSYSDLGKSARDVFNKGYGFGMVKLELKTKSSSGVEFTATGSSNTDTGKASGSLETKYKIKDYGLTFLQKWNTDNTLGTEVSMENQLAEGLKVALDTVFVPNTGKKSGKLKTSYKREYVNLGCNIDIDLSGPTIYGWAVLGYEGWLAGYQMAFDTAKSKLSQNNFALGYKAGDFQLHTNVNDGTEFGGSIYQKVNNKVETSVNLAWTAGSNNTRFGIAAKYQLDEKTSIVAKVNNASLIGIGYAHTLRPGIKLTLSGLIDGKNFSAGGHKVGLGFELEA
- the VDAC3 gene encoding voltage-dependent anion-selective channel protein 3 isoform X1, whose protein sequence is MSRCFVSSRSTDPMAVPPSYSDLGKSARDVFNKGYGFGMVKLELKTKSSSGVLEFTATGSSNTDTGKASGSLETKYKIKDYGLTFLQKWNTDNTLGTEVSMENQLAEGLKVALDTVFVPNTGKKSGKLKTSYKREYVNLGCNIDIDLSGPTIYGWAVLGYEGWLAGYQMAFDTAKSKLSQNNFALGYKAGDFQLHTNVNDGTEFGGSIYQKVNNKVETSVNLAWTAGSNNTRFGIAAKYQLDEKTSIVAKVNNASLIGIGYAHTLRPGIKLTLSGLIDGKNFSAGGHKVGLGFELEA
- the VDAC3 gene encoding voltage-dependent anion-selective channel protein 3 isoform X2, which produces MSRCFVSSRSTDPMAVPPSYSDLGKSARDVFNKGYGFGMVKLELKTKSSSGVEFTATGSSNTDTGKASGSLETKYKIKDYGLTFLQKWNTDNTLGTEVSMENQLAEGLKVALDTVFVPNTGKKSGKLKTSYKREYVNLGCNIDIDLSGPTIYGWAVLGYEGWLAGYQMAFDTAKSKLSQNNFALGYKAGDFQLHTNVNDGTEFGGSIYQKVNNKVETSVNLAWTAGSNNTRFGIAAKYQLDEKTSIVAKVNNASLIGIGYAHTLRPGIKLTLSGLIDGKNFSAGGHKVGLGFELEA
- the VDAC3 gene encoding voltage-dependent anion-selective channel protein 3 isoform X5; amino-acid sequence: MVKLELKTKSSSGVEFTATGSSNTDTGKASGSLETKYKIKDYGLTFLQKWNTDNTLGTEVSMENQLAEGLKVALDTVFVPNTGKKSGKLKTSYKREYVNLGCNIDIDLSGPTIYGWAVLGYEGWLAGYQMAFDTAKSKLSQNNFALGYKAGDFQLHTNVNDGTEFGGSIYQKVNNKVETSVNLAWTAGSNNTRFGIAAKYQLDEKTSIVAKVNNASLIGIGYAHTLRPGIKLTLSGLIDGKNFSAGGHKVGLGFELEA